The segment TCCATAGTAACGGTGGTTGCTTGGCGTTCTAGGTACAGTTGGAACCAGGTCCTGTTCCTCATATCTTCTCAGGGTGGTGGTGCTCACCTGGAGCATACCGGCAATCTGGTTAGGGGTATATCTCTCCATCTGATGAGCCCCTCCTTCAAGTCTAACCTTCAAGTGCTACGATAACATATCTGAGATATAATGCCTATTCCGTATAGGCCCGAATCTCCCAAGCCGGAAGATTGCATGAATGTTATATGCTTACTATATAACCAATTAGGGAGTGAAGATATGGATAAAATGATTACACTATCAGACGGATCAGAGATAAAGGCTGGCCTCACAGGGCCTCCCGGCGCTCCAGTTTTCATGCTCCCGGTAGCCAAAGCTTCTGTATACGGACAAGAAGCGGATCACCTTCGCCTATGGGGCGTTGATCCTGAGCTGGGAGAACATTTCGCCGATGGATTGCGAGACAAATTTCAGGTGCTGTATTTCGATTACGAGGGCCACCGGCTGCACCAGCCCAATCCGCTTGATCTGACCGCTTCAAGTATCGCCCAAGACCTGTTGACTATTGCCGATAAAATGAATGTTAGCAAGTTCAGTTACTATGGCTATTCCTGGCTGGCCCTGGCCGGACTGCAATTGGCGATCCGCACGGATCGGCTGGAGAGCTTGGTGATGGGCGGTTTCCCACCCTTGGACGGTCCCTATACAGAGATGCTGATCGTCACCAACCATACGTTCCAGATGGCACTAAACCAACCGGCTCCAGTTGATCCCGTAGAGCAGGAGGCCACTACTCCCGAGGCGACCGATTGGGACAATATCCAGATCCAAATGGTCCCGGAGCAAACCAGGCAGTTCGTTACACTGTATGAGAGTCTGTCCGATTTTAGAGATCATGACATTCAGCATCTGCTGGTGATGCCGAGACTGGCTTTTGCCGGGGAGCAGGACAAGATTGTCTACGGGGACAACTTCGGAGGCGTAACGGTGGATATTGCCGGTAAGCTCTTAGCCCGCCAATCTCTTCTGGAACAGCTCGGATGGGAAGTAGCCATTCTGAAGGGAGACAATATGGACCATACAAAAGCGATGCAGCCCGAGAACGTTCTGCCCGTTCTGAAGCCTTGGCTGATCCGACATGTGCTACGGGAGAGCTAAGCCATCCGCTCGAACATACTTTGGCGGAACAAAATCATCCTAACGGATGAATAAGATTACCTTCAAGTGAACACAATGTATGCTGTTTTCGCCATACATTTGGTCCATATGCCTGCTTGCGAGCGCAATGTATGCTGTTTTTCACATACGTTTGGTTCATATGCCTGCTTGCGAGCGTAATATATGCTGTTTTTCATATACATTCAGGCCGTATGCCTATTGCTACCGCAATGTATGCTGTTTTTCACATACATTCGCATTTGGTCCTTATGCCGCGCTGTAACATCCAATTCTATAGGTTCTAAGCCTAATTTCCGCCACATTCAGCTTAAAAGTCACTCTACGAATCATTCCAAGAACTCTTTTCCACATATCTA is part of the Paenibacillus sp. FSL M7-0420 genome and harbors:
- a CDS encoding alpha/beta fold hydrolase, whose protein sequence is MDKMITLSDGSEIKAGLTGPPGAPVFMLPVAKASVYGQEADHLRLWGVDPELGEHFADGLRDKFQVLYFDYEGHRLHQPNPLDLTASSIAQDLLTIADKMNVSKFSYYGYSWLALAGLQLAIRTDRLESLVMGGFPPLDGPYTEMLIVTNHTFQMALNQPAPVDPVEQEATTPEATDWDNIQIQMVPEQTRQFVTLYESLSDFRDHDIQHLLVMPRLAFAGEQDKIVYGDNFGGVTVDIAGKLLARQSLLEQLGWEVAILKGDNMDHTKAMQPENVLPVLKPWLIRHVLRES